In Sphingobacteriales bacterium, the following proteins share a genomic window:
- a CDS encoding tetratricopeptide repeat protein, with protein MRLLLSFSLMLLAISTFCQSPGAEDYRYLGYLARINAKPDSSIYYYSKVLEINGFDYDAHLALARLYLNKEDFEKSFFHYGEIYKSDNSDGEALLGFAKICFRKGDFQKSGYYYDLALKPTDAFLPFYLERAKTLIYQGKLDSAILIYKQAIGIDQTLAEAWAGAGKMYYWQNKPYQALSYYQHAIALDPGN; from the coding sequence ATGCGTTTACTGCTTTCATTTAGTTTAATGCTCTTAGCAATATCAACATTTTGCCAGTCTCCGGGAGCTGAAGACTACCGTTATCTGGGTTATCTTGCCCGAATCAATGCAAAACCTGATTCTTCCATTTATTACTATTCCAAAGTGTTAGAAATCAATGGATTTGATTATGATGCCCATCTGGCACTTGCCCGTTTATACCTGAATAAAGAAGACTTTGAAAAATCCTTTTTTCATTATGGTGAGATTTATAAATCAGATAACAGCGATGGGGAAGCCTTGCTGGGTTTTGCCAAAATCTGTTTCAGAAAAGGGGATTTTCAAAAATCGGGTTATTATTACGATCTTGCATTAAAACCAACTGATGCGTTTCTCCCCTTTTATCTTGAGCGTGCAAAAACCCTGATATATCAAGGGAAACTGGATTCAGCCATTTTAATTTACAAGCAAGCCATCGGGATCGATCAGACTCTTGCGGAAGCCTGGGCCGGTGCCGGAAAAATGTATTACTGGCAAAACAAACCTTATCAGGCTTTGTCTTATTATCAACATGCCATTGCACTTGACCCGGGTAAT